The Bacillus sp. Y1 genome has a window encoding:
- the mgtE gene encoding magnesium transporter, with the protein MADNSLEKKQHIDFDLLFESLQNEDIGKFREEFLELHPYDQASFFKDLEEEIQTKIYHYLSPEEMAGIFENIEIEDEDYKEVLSQMTPTYAAEMLANMHADDAVDVLNELSKDQVASYLAIMDNEAAQEIKELLHYEEYTAGSIMTTEFISIAANQTIRSAMYILKREAPTAETIYYLFVVDDEKRLVGVISLRDLIVSDDDQMVEEIMNERVHSVGVGEDQEEVARKMKDYNFLALPVVDFQNHLLGIITVDDVMDVMEEEASDDYSKLAAVSGIDSFDRGPLSAARKRLPWLIILLFLGMITANLMGRFEQTLDQVAILAVFIPLIAGMAGNTGTQALAVAVRGLATGDLEKEEKSKLVVREAGTGVITGTTCGMLVMIIVYLWKGDIFLGMLVGISILLTLIVATLAGALVPLIMHRLKVDPAVASGPFITTVNDIISLLIYLGMATIFMGYLIS; encoded by the coding sequence ATGGCTGATAACAGTCTAGAAAAAAAACAACATATTGATTTTGATTTATTATTCGAATCTTTACAAAATGAAGATATAGGGAAATTTCGAGAAGAATTTTTAGAATTACATCCATATGATCAAGCTTCATTTTTTAAGGATTTGGAAGAAGAGATCCAAACTAAGATCTATCATTATTTGTCACCGGAAGAGATGGCTGGAATTTTCGAGAATATAGAAATTGAGGATGAAGATTACAAAGAAGTTCTTTCGCAAATGACACCGACTTATGCTGCCGAAATGCTTGCTAATATGCATGCAGATGATGCTGTAGATGTTCTTAATGAGCTGAGTAAAGACCAAGTTGCGAGTTATCTTGCTATTATGGATAATGAAGCAGCTCAAGAGATTAAAGAGTTACTTCACTATGAAGAGTATACAGCAGGTAGTATTATGACTACAGAGTTTATCTCGATTGCAGCAAATCAAACCATACGTTCTGCGATGTATATTTTAAAAAGGGAGGCCCCGACCGCTGAGACAATCTATTATCTGTTTGTGGTAGACGATGAAAAGCGGTTAGTTGGTGTTATCTCCCTTAGGGATTTAATAGTCAGTGATGATGATCAGATGGTAGAAGAGATTATGAATGAACGTGTTCATTCTGTTGGGGTTGGAGAGGACCAAGAGGAAGTTGCAAGAAAAATGAAAGACTATAATTTCTTAGCATTACCGGTTGTAGACTTTCAAAATCATCTTCTCGGAATTATCACCGTTGATGATGTAATGGATGTTATGGAAGAGGAAGCATCTGATGATTATTCAAAGTTAGCGGCTGTCTCGGGAATCGATAGTTTTGATAGAGGCCCACTCTCCGCTGCGAGAAAAAGACTGCCGTGGTTAATTATTCTTTTGTTTTTAGGAATGATTACTGCAAATTTAATGGGCCGATTTGAACAAACCTTAGACCAAGTAGCTATATTGGCGGTGTTTATTCCTCTGATTGCCGGTATGGCAGGAAATACAGGTACTCAAGCCTTGGCTGTAGCTGTTAGAGGACTTGCAACTGGTGATTTAGAAAAAGAGGAGAAATCAAAGCTAGTTGTAAGAGAAGCGGGAACAGGTGTGATAACAGGAACCACTTGTGGAATGTTAGTGATGATTATTGTATACCTATGGAAAGGAGATATCTTCTTAGGTATGCTCGTAGGGATATCTATCCTGCTGACTTTAATCGTTGCCACTCTAGCTGGAGCATTAGTTCCGCTAATTATGCACAGACTCAAGGTAGATCCTGCTGTTGCATCAGGTCCTTTTATCACAACGGTAAACGATATTATTAGTCTTCTCATTTATTTAGGTATGGCGACTATATTTATGGGATATTTGATTAGTTAG